In the Synechococcus sp. MU1643 genome, CACCTTCTGTGGTAAGAGCCGCCGCCGGCAAGAGCAGCACGCTGTCCCCCGCGGGCAGCTTGCAGGAGGTGTTTGAGCAATGCAGGGGTCTGGGGATGCGCCTCAGCCGACAGCGGCGCATGGTGCTCGACCTGCTCTGGAACGAAAAGAGCCACCTCAGCGCTCGCGACATTTTTGAGCAATTGAATCTGAGAGGGCGGAGCATCGGCCACACCTCGGTGTATCAGAACCTCGAAGCCCTGCAGTCGGCAGGGGTCATCGAATGTCTCGACCGTGCCAGTGGGCGCCTGTACGGCTATCGGAGTGATCCCCACAGCCATCTCACCTGTCTGGACAGCGGTTCGATCGAAGACATCGACGTTGTTCTTCCCAACGACCTGTTGCGTCAGATCGAACAGCGCACCGGCTTCCGCATCGAGTCGTACACCCTGCAATTAAATGGCCGGCGCACCCTGGAGAACTGAGCAGAAGCTCGTTACTTTTAACCCAACTGTTTCGGGTTCAACGCTTGGCCTCCCCTTCGCCGGTGCGGATGTTGCTGCTCGCTCCGGATCTGCTTGGGGAGTCGCTGGCGCTGAAACTCACCTCCGCCCGCACCGATTGGGAGGTGGTGCTTCGTCCTGAACGCCTGAAGGGCTCCCCTGCCCTAGTGATCTGGTCGATCGACACCGTCTCCTCATTGTCGGCGATTCAGCAGGAGCTGTTCTCCCTGCAGGAGCGTTGGCAGCCCGCCCCGGTGTTGCTGCTGCTGCCCAGCGAGCTACGCCTGTCGAGGGAACAGCTGTTGGAGCTGCCGGCCGCCGGGCTGCTTCAAAACGTTGACGCCCAGGGCCTGCAAACCGCCATTGAAACCCTGCTGCAGGGTGGGCGTGATATTCGCCTTGAGGCTGCTTCGGAGACCCAGAACCCGGGTCAAACCATGGGCCTGGGGCAGTGGTTGCTGGTCAGTGGCCTGCAGCAGGTAAGCCGCGACCTCCAACGGGTGGAGGCCCTGCTCAATCCACCCCCGGAGCAGCCGTTGCTGTTCCTTCTGCTCCAGGGTCGCCGACGCGAATTGCGCTTCGCCAAGGGCTTGCTGCTCTGGCTCTGGGGGCCGCTGCAAATGGGGCTCGAGCATGCGGAACCTTTGGCTCCATCCGTGTCCAGTGATGGATCACCCACCACCACGGCGATCAGCCTGCGCGAACGCAATGCCGTTGCGGTTTGGGATGCCATTCGAGACCGTATCGATGCATCGGTTCAGGCGGGATTGACCAATTCCACAGGCCGTCTGCTGGCGA is a window encoding:
- a CDS encoding Fur family transcriptional regulator; protein product: MRLSRQRRMVLDLLWNEKSHLSARDIFEQLNLRGRSIGHTSVYQNLEALQSAGVIECLDRASGRLYGYRSDPHSHLTCLDSGSIEDIDVVLPNDLLRQIEQRTGFRIESYTLQLNGRRTLEN